In Salvelinus namaycush isolate Seneca chromosome 15, SaNama_1.0, whole genome shotgun sequence, a genomic segment contains:
- the LOC120059894 gene encoding BTB/POZ domain-containing protein 7-like, which translates to MGANASSYSHSCSPRIGGNAQIQQTFIGTSSYSQQGYGWESKLYSLEQGHDKPHDRKKKSLGLATLKRRFIKRRKSSRSADHARQMKELLSGWDVRDANALVEEYEGTASLKELSFHASLARAKAPSLQRDLAALYQHKYCTDVDLIFQDTCFPAHRAVLASRCPFFKTLLSSSPGYGAEVLMDIETAGIDVPMFSALLHYLYTGEFGVGGVEDSRLQNVDVLVQLSEEFGTPNSLEADMRGLFDYMCYYDALLSFSSDAELVEAYSSGGAGGGVATGGCRGLGSPDEDLRAHKAVLSARSPFFRNLLQRRIRTGEEMTERTLQTPTRIVLDESIIPRKYVRVILHCMYTDAVELGLVLRGSPSAGSLGEVQVLVAGGRGGASTRTEEAMELYHIALFLEFSMLAQGCEDIVVESLSLDCLVPILKWSSQPYGSKWVHRQALHFLCEEFSQLVTSDVLYELSKEHLLTTIQSDYLQASEQDILKYVVKWGEQQLIKRMADREPNVLSGTAHSVNKRGVKRKDLDVEELKEILSPLLPFIRTEHILPANSDVLSDATKRGLISTPPSDMLPMTEGGKANSWLRQKNAGIYVRPRLFSPYVEEAKSVLDEMMVEQTDLVRLRLVRMSNVPDTLYMVNNAVPQCCHMINHQQMASSQTTAPSVVANEIPVPRLAVVKEMVQRLQELSHTDQVQRAYALNCGEGPTVSYELQLRVLREFGLADGATELLQNPYKFFPEERFGDESPVLALRRAGRCRVNSSPAMDSMFSDLEGMAGFHPPLPPPPPPYHPPATPSRAQLKGAWRPRVPIPPPTRSFSYPCNHTLLQLHTTTKHGSPDYPSAPRPPPPDCSNPQAKGRALLPEPQLIMEPVMREYMPDIALGVSVMTLREHHMGDRDGHDPHGPMAHPAPHLPPGPCPSTRLSLSHGHSCKRHAPEPKLEAQAEFPDLYDFSCRPITATSSHPLPPYAGPDLYSHSSSSHPPSYMSDSQGRAAEARSDPLRLDVLGLPPQRQDGALANPSGPQAGEGHIPRGRSNNETDLTHGLGHLCGSTSGNLDGYEERSSAHREGPKEMAVTGESPGSGAQQPHRNSISEEASRERRSPNNPDYPYKKSAL; encoded by the exons ATGGGTGCCAATGCATCCAGCTACTCGCACTCATGCTCCCCTCGTATAGGAGGAAACGCACAGATACAGCAGACCTTCATAG GGACGTCGTCGTACTCCCAGCAGGGCTATGGCTGGGAGTCCAAGCTGTACAGCCTGGAGCAGGGTCACGACAAGCCCCATGACAGGAAGAAGAAGAGCCTGGGCCTGGCCACTCTCAAGAGGAGGTTCATCAAGCGCCGTAAGTCCAGCCGTTCTGCGGACCATGCCCGCCAGATGAAGGAGCTCCTGTCGGGGTGGGATGTGCGTGATGCCAACGCCCTAGTGGAGGAGTATGAGGGCACAGCCTCCCTCAAGGAGCTGAGCTTCCATGCCAGCTTGGCGCGTGCCAAGGCACCCAGCCTGCAGCGTGACCTGGCTGCCCTTTACCAGCACAAGTACTGCACCGACGTGGACCTCATCTTCCAGGACACCTGTTTCCCCGCCCACCGCGCCGTGCTGGCTTCCCGCTGCCCCTTCTTCAAGACCCTACTGTCCTCCTCTCCGGGGTATGGCGCTGAGGTCCTTATGGACATTGAGACGGCGGGCATCGATGTGCCCATGTTCTCTGCACTACTGCACTACCTGTACACGGGTGAGTTTGGGGTGGGTGGGGTGGAGGACTCCAGGCTGCAGAATGTGGACGTGCTGGTGCAGCTGAGCGAGGAGTTCGGCACGCCCAACTCCCTTGAGGCAGACATGAGAGGACTGTTTGACTACATGTGTTACTACGACGCCCTGCTCAGCTTCTCCTCCGACGCAGAGCTGGTGGAGGCCTACAGCAGTGGGGGAGCTGGAGGGGGCGTGGCCACAGGAGGCTGCCGGGGGCTGGGTTCCCCAGACGAGGACCTGAGGGCCCACAAGGCCGTGCTCTCGGCCCGCTCACCCTTTTTCCGGAACCTTCTACAGCGGCGCATCCGCACGGGGGAGGAGATGACGGAGCGCACGCTGCAGACACCTACACGCATCGTGCTGGACGAGTCCATCATCCCGCGGAAGTACGTGCGAGTCATCCTTCACTGCATGTACACCGATGCGGTTGAGCTGGGGCTGGTGCTGAGGGGGAGCCCCTCGGCCGGGAGCCTGGGGGAGGTGCAGGTCCTGGTGGCCGGGGGCAGGGGAGGAGCTAGCACCCGCACTGAGGAGGCCATGGAGCTCTACCACATCGCGCTCTTCCTTGAGTTCAGCATGCTGGCACAAG GCTGTGAGGACATTGTGGTGGAGAGCCTGTCCCTGGACTGCCTGGTTCCCATCCTGAAATGGAGCTCTCAGCCCTACGGCTCTAAGTGGGTCCACCGCCAGGCCCtacacttcctgtgtgaggagtTCAGCCAGCTCGTGACCTCTGACGTACTCTACGAGCTCAGCAAGGAGCACCTGCTCACCACTATCCAGTCAGACTACCTACAG gcGAGTGAGCAGGACATTCTCAAGTACGTTGTGAAGTGGGGCGAGCAGCAGCTTATTAAGAGGATGGCAGACAGGG AGCCCAACGTGCTGAGCGGAACAGCCCACAGCGTGAACAAGCGGGGGGTGAAGAGGAAGGACCTGGATGTGGAGGAGCTGAAGGAGATCCTGTCCCCCCTGCTTCCCTTCATCCGCACTGAGCACATCCTCCCTGCCAACAGCGACGTCCTCTCTGACGCG ACAAAGAGGGGTCTGATCAGCACCCCTCCCTCGGACATGCTGCCCATGACTGAGGGGGGCAAGGCCAACTCGTGGTTACGGCAGAAGAACGCTGGCATCTACGTGCGACCACGTCTCTTCTCTCCATACGTGGAGGAGGCCAAG TCTGTGCTGGATGAGATGATGGTGGAGCAGACAGATCTGGTGCGTCTGCGTTTGGTGCGCATGTCCAACGTGCCAGACACCCTCTACATGGTCAACAATGCCGTGCCACAGTGCTGTCACATGATCAACCATCAGCAGATGGCCAGCAGCCAGACCACCGCTCCGTCCGTGGTAGCCAATGAGATCCCAG TACCCAGACTGGCGGTGGTTAAGGAGATGGTCCAGAGGCTGCAGGAGCTGAGTCACACAGACCAGGTCCAGAGGGCCTACGCCCTCAACTGTGGCGAGGGGCCCACCGTCAGCTATGAGCTGCAGCTGCGTGTGCTGAGGGAGTTTGGCCTGGCGGACGGGGCTACTGAGCTACTGCAG AACCCTTACAAGTTCTTCCCAGAGGAGCGTTTTGGAGACGAGAGTCCTGTTCTGGCCCTGCGCCGGGCAGGTCGTTGTCGGGTCAACAGCAGCCCAGCGATGGACAGCATGTTCTCAGACCTGGAGGGCATGGCTGGGTTTCACCCCCCACtgcctccccctccacccccatACCACCCCCCTGCCACCCCCAGCCGTGCCCAGCTGAAGGGGGCCTGGAGGCCTCGTGTGCCCATCCCACCCCCCACCCGCTCTTTCTCCTACCCCTGTAACCACACTCTGCTCCAGCTCCACACCACAACCAAACATGGCAGCCCAGACTACCCCTCCGCCCCCAGGCCTCCACCTCCAGACTGCAGCAACCCCCAGGCCAAGGGCCGAGCCCTGCTCCCAGAACCACAG ctgatCATGGAGCCTGTGATGAGGGAGTACATGCCTGACATCGCTCTGGGCGTCTCTGTCATGACCCTGAGGGAGCACCATATGGGGGACAGGGACGGTCACGACCCTCACGGCCCCATGGCCCACCCGGCCCCACACCTCCCCCCCGGCCCCTGTCCCTCCACTCGCCTCAGCCTCAGTCATGGTCACTCCTGTAAGAGGCACGCTCCAGAGCCAAAGCTGGAGGCCCAGGCAGAGTTCCCTGATCTGTATGACTTCTCCTGCCGACCAATCACCGCAACCTCCAGCCACCCCCTGCCCCCCTACGCAGGGCCAGACCTCTACAGCCACAGCTCCTCCAGCCACCCTCCCTCCTACATGTCTGACAGCCAGGGACGGGCAGCTGAGGCACGCTCTGACCCCCTGCGCCTGGACGTCCTAGGCCTGCCCCCCCAGCGGCAGGATGGAGCTCTGGCTAATCCCTCTGGTCCCCAGGCTGGGGAAGGACACATCCCCAGAGGACGATCAAACAATGAGACCGACCTTACTCACGGTCTTGGCCACTTGTGTGGCTCCACCAGTGGAAACCTAGACGGGTATGAGGAGCGGTCATCGGCCCACAGGGAAGGCCCGAAGGAGATGGCGGTTACTGGCGAGTCCCCAGGTTCAGGGGCCCAGCAGCCACATAGGAACAGTATTAGCGAGGAGGCAAGCAGAGAACGCAGGTCACCCAACAACCCTGACTACCCTTACAAGAAGTCTGCACTATAA
- the LOC120060005 gene encoding putative E3 ubiquitin-protein ligase UBR7 codes for MSVNEERTVTIQDILEDEELQEAYAVLAGSDPENCSYPQGYVKRQAVFACNTCTPRGVEPAGLCLACTNHCHDGHDIFELYTKRNFRCDCGNSKFGVFRCQLSPGKDRHNAKNHYNHNFHGCYCTCDRPYPDTAEDQVNEDMIQCIICEDWYHPRHLGCTVEDSEELQEMVCETCMNKAPFLWTYATHIAEPPMVKVSPCKGEFEVNKEEDKEPEDKRRDEPCKNGGEGSSTNPSCQEKKQATNGRSVYKRTHQEMTGLPVKSQDKTVYCRLRDLKTQGLERAREGAVFWPYHWRAKLCTCVSCKRAYVDAGVQFLLDESDTVLAYENRGTVEQGPASLDSLLMSSLSTLDRVQQLEIVYQFNEMQTELMTFLRQIADEGKVVTAEAIHQFFGELMSRKRRQMNS; via the exons ATGTCGGTGAACGAGGAGCGCACTGTGACCATACAGGACATACTGGAAGACGAGGAGCTGCAAGAGGCTTATGCTGTGTTGGCTGGAAGTGATCCAGAGAATTGTTCCTATCCCCAG GGATACGTGAAGAGACAGGCTGTTTTTGCCTGCAACACTTGCACACCCAGGGGGGTAGAACCTGCTGGGCTCTGCCTTGCCTGCACCAACCATTGCCATGATGGGCATGACATATTTGAGCTCTACACAAAAAG GAATTTCCGCTGTGATTGTGGAAACAGCAAGTTTGGCGTGTTTAGGTGCCAGCTGAGTCCT GGCAAAGACCGACATAACGCAAAAAATCATTACAATCACAACTTCCATGGCTGTTACTGTACCTGTGACAGACCTTACCCAGACACTGCTGAAGATCAG GTTAATGAGGATATGATTCAGTGCATCATCTGTGAGGACTGGTATCATCCCAGG CACCTGGGTTGTACGGTGGAAGACtctgaggagctgcaggagatgGTTTGTGAGACCTGCATGAACAAAGCCCCCTTCCTCTGGACATACGCCACCCACATTGCAG AACCTCCCATGGTCAAAGTGAGCCCCTGTAAAGGGGAGTTTGAAGTCAACAAGGAGGAAGATAAGGAGCCAGAGGACAAGAGGAGGGATGAGCCCTGTAAGAACGGGGGCGAGGGGTCCTCTACCAACCCCAGCTGTCAGGAGAAG AAGCAGGCTACGAATGGGAGGTCTGTCTACAAACGGACTCACCAGGAGATGACAGGCCTTCCTGTGAAGAGCCAGGATAAGACTGTGTACTGCAGGCTGAGGGACCTGAAGACACAAGGTCTGGAGAGAGCTAGGGAAGGGGCTGTGTTCTGGCCTTACCACTGGAGAGCCAAGCTGTGCACCTGCGTCAGCTGCAAG AGGGCATACGTCGATGCGGGAGTGCAGTTCCTGCTGGATGAGTCAGACACTGTCCTGGCCTATGAGAACAGAGGCACTGTAGAGCAAGGACCTGCTAGTCTTGACAGTCTGCTCATGTCAAGCCTGAGTACTCTGGACCGCGTGCAGCAACTGGAGATTGTTTACC AGTTCAATGAGATGCAGACTGAACTGATGACGTTCCTACGGCAGATAGCTGATGAAGGAAAG gTTGTCACAGCAGAGGCCATCCACCAGTTCTTTGGGGAGCTGATGTCCAGGAAGAGGCGGCAAATGAACAGCTGA